Within Hydrogenispora ethanolica, the genomic segment CGCCGGTGAGGGACAGTTCGGTTATGATTTGGAAAAAGATGTAGACCTTAGTGAATTTAATATTAATGTTACTGCGGCGACGGATAACGTCACACTGTTTGGTAAAATTAAAACAGAAAAGGCAACGAATGATAAGAGTAATTATATGACCGATGAAGCTTGGGCTTCCGTGGCGATCGGTTCGGCTACAGTAAAAGCAGGTTTCTTCGGTTGGGGTTTTGGCGGATCGAAAGACCTTCTGGATGTCGCCAAGGATTTCAAGTCCCAGACTGGCTTATCCATCACTGCTCCGATTGCCGAAGGTTTTACGGGAAAATTGTTCTATTCCTTGAATGCGAGCACTTATGAAATTGGCACCGCGGATGGTGCTGTTGCAGCGGGTCTTGACTATGCCAACGATGTTTGGGGCGCGGGCGTTGCTTTCGGTGATACCAAAAAAGATAATGATCAAAAAGTCACTGGCGTTACCGCTTTCTTTATTCCGGTGGAAGGTCTGAAAACTTATGTTACCTATACTACCCAGAGCTATAAAGCGGGTTCTGACGAGGATGATTTATTAGTTGGTTTCTATTGGACCCCGGTTGACAATCCTTTCGAACTCAGAGCCGAATACAATACCGAAGACAGTAATGCCTCCAAAGCTAACGATTGGGCTGTTCGGGCTTTTTACAAACTTAACGCTAATGCAAAACTGCGTTATGACATCGCTAACAAAGACGATAAGGACGAAAGCTCAATTCGGATCGTCGTTAGTTTCTAAGATCATCTGATGGAGCGAGACGGGACTGCTCAGGCAGCCCCGTCTTTTTCATTGTCCCGCAAAGCCGCTGATGCTTTTATCAGTGGTTTTTGTTATAATTTAACTGCCGCGATCAAAAAAATCCTGGAAACATTCAGTGATAAAGCAAAGTTCCATTCCGGGCTAAAACCGCGGCGGAGTGCTTATTCTATTCCCAATGAAACTCAAATGTTTGGAGGTCAAGATGCGGGTCGAAGGTTCCGAATTTTTGCGCGGGGCGAAGTCCGACTTGGAGAAGTTGGTCGGGGAATTGGCCCAATATTTTCAGTACGTTTCCATTCTAGCAACTGATAGCTGGGGCAAGCGTTACGGGGTCCAGAAAAGCGGCGTCCAGGTGGAGGAGTCCCGCTGGACGGAGCGGGGCTTCGTGGCGCGGGTCTTCAACGGCCGGAATTACTCGGAGTATTCCTTTAATCAACTGCAGCCGGTGGCGGATATGGTTGACGCCGTCCGGGAGGCGGCGGAGCGGTCCTTGCGCCGGATGACGCAGGCCGGCGCGCCGGTGGCCCGGTTACCGTTGATTGAGGAGACGGAGACGGAAGGAAGCTTTCACGGCGAGGTGGGGATCCTGCCCGGCCGGATGAGCGTGGCGGATAAGTTGGCCCGGCTGGCGGAGATCCGGGATCAAGCCTTCGCCCAGTCGGAGCGGCTGGTGGACTTCCGGGCCATTTACGAGGAGGTCCAGGTCGCCAAGGTCTTCCTCTCCCAGCGGAAACAGCTGGAACAGGCCTATGTCTGGAGCCAGGGCTATCTCTTTCCCATCGTCCGCCGCGACGGCCGGACTAAGCGGGCTTTTCGGGCTTTCTCCGGCCTGAAAGGTCCGGAGCTGCTGGAAGAGATGGCCGGAGCCGTCCCCGCGAGCATCCAGTTGGCCGAGAGCCTGTTGGACGCGGCGGCGGTGCCGCCCGGCGAATACGAGGTGATCTGCGCGCCGGAGGTGGTCGGCCTCATCGCCCATGAGGCATTCGGACATGGCGTGGAGATGGATATGTTCGTCAAAAAGCGGGCCAAGGCCGAGGAGTATCTGGGCCAGGCGGTGGCGTCCCCGCTGGTCACCATGCATGACGGCGCGGCGGCCGCCTGCCATGTCTCTTCCTATTGGTTCGATGACGAAGGAACCCCGGCCGGCGATACGATCATCATCGACGCCGGGATCCTCCGGACCGGCATCTCCGACCTGCTCTCCGCCTTGCGGCTGGGGACGCCTCCCACCGGCAACGGCAAGCGGGAATCCTTCGAGCGGAAAGCCTACGCCCGGATGACCAACACCTTCTTCGCACCGGGGAACGATCGGCTGGAAGAGATGATCGCTTCCATCCGCCACGGTTATTTGCTGGACGGCGCCGAGAGCGGCATGGAGGATCCCAAAAACTGGGGCATCCAATGCATGGTGCTGCGGGGTCAGGAGATCCGGGACGGACGGCTCACCGGCAAGCTGGTCTCGCCGGTGCTGATGACCGGCTATGTGCCGGATCTGCTCCGGTCGATCTCGATGGTCTCCGGCGAGGTCCGCTTATTCGGCTCCGGGGCCTGCGGCAAAGGCCACAAAGAATGGGCCAAGGTATCCGACGGCGGCCCCTACATCAAGGCGAAAGCGAGGTTGGGCTGATGATTGAGATGATTCGCCAGATTTTGCAGAACCATCCGGAGGTCGACGCCTTTACGATCGGGGCCGAGCTGACCGAATCCCTGGAACTGTTCTTCATCCGCCGGGAGCTGGACATGAACCGGGCCAAGAAAGTAGCTCATTACCGGGTGACCGTCTATAAGGATTTCGAAGCGGACGGAGTCCGCTACCGGGGTTCCGCCCAGGTTGAGATCCATCCTACCCTGTCCGGGCCGGAGATCCGGCGGGCGGTCGCCGACGCGGTCTTCGCCGCCGCCCTGGTCCGCAATCCCTGGTATCCCCTGGTCGAACCGGCCCCCTTGATCGTCGAGGCGCCGCCCGGCAATTTCGGTACGGGCGATCTCGCCGACTGGCTCCCGGCCCTGACCGAGGCCTTGTACCGGAATGATTGCCACGAAGCGGGTTGGATCAACTCCGCCGAGGTCTTCCTGAACCGGATCAAACTGCGGCTGGTGAATTCCGCCGGGGTCGACCGGAGCCGCGTCGCTTATGGAGCGGAGCTGGAAGTGATCGTCAACTGGCGGGAGGCCGACCATGAGGTGGAGATCTTCCGGGATCTGCACTTCGCCGCCTTCGGACCGGATGCCATCGCCGCCCAGGTCCGGGAGATGCTCCATTACGGGCGGGAGAAGGCCTTGGCCCGGCTGACGCCGGCGCTGCGCCAATATACCGTGATCCTGACCGGAGAGCCGGTGCGCGAGTTCTTCCGGTATTATCAGGCCCAGGTCGGGGCGCAGAATGTTTATGAAGGGACCTCGCTCTTCAAGGTCGGGCAATCGGTCCAGGGCGACGCGGTCCGGGGCGATCGCATCAGCCTGAGCCTGGATCCGACCTTGCCGTTCTCCACCGCGTCCAGTCCGTTCGACCCCGATGGCCTGCCGGTGCAGCCGGTGGTGATCGTTCGGGACGGCCGGCTCCTCCGGTACCGGGGCGACACCCGTTACGCCTCTTACCTGGGTGTCCCGCCCACCGGCAACATTGCCAATCTGGTGATCGACGGCGGTAGCCGTCCGCTGGCGGAGTTGAAAGCGGACCCGTATCTGGAGATCGCCTCGTTCTCGGACTTTCAGATGGACCCCCTGACCGGGGATTTCGGCGGGGAGATTCGGCTGGGATGGTATAACGACGGCCATCAAACCGTCCCCGTCAGCGGTGGTTCCATCTCCGGCAACATCCGCGCCGTCCAGGAGGAGATGTATCT encodes:
- a CDS encoding porin → MKKLLVLALSAMLVLGFSFAAMAETKVTFAGEGQFGYDLEKDVDLSEFNINVTAATDNVTLFGKIKTEKATNDKSNYMTDEAWASVAIGSATVKAGFFGWGFGGSKDLLDVAKDFKSQTGLSITAPIAEGFTGKLFYSLNASTYEIGTADGAVAAGLDYANDVWGAGVAFGDTKKDNDQKVTGVTAFFIPVEGLKTYVTYTTQSYKAGSDEDDLLVGFYWTPVDNPFELRAEYNTEDSNASKANDWAVRAFYKLNANAKLRYDIANKDDKDESSIRIVVSF
- a CDS encoding TldD/PmbA family protein produces the protein MRVEGSEFLRGAKSDLEKLVGELAQYFQYVSILATDSWGKRYGVQKSGVQVEESRWTERGFVARVFNGRNYSEYSFNQLQPVADMVDAVREAAERSLRRMTQAGAPVARLPLIEETETEGSFHGEVGILPGRMSVADKLARLAEIRDQAFAQSERLVDFRAIYEEVQVAKVFLSQRKQLEQAYVWSQGYLFPIVRRDGRTKRAFRAFSGLKGPELLEEMAGAVPASIQLAESLLDAAAVPPGEYEVICAPEVVGLIAHEAFGHGVEMDMFVKKRAKAEEYLGQAVASPLVTMHDGAAAACHVSSYWFDDEGTPAGDTIIIDAGILRTGISDLLSALRLGTPPTGNGKRESFERKAYARMTNTFFAPGNDRLEEMIASIRHGYLLDGAESGMEDPKNWGIQCMVLRGQEIRDGRLTGKLVSPVLMTGYVPDLLRSISMVSGEVRLFGSGACGKGHKEWAKVSDGGPYIKAKARLG
- a CDS encoding metallopeptidase TldD-related protein, encoding MIEMIRQILQNHPEVDAFTIGAELTESLELFFIRRELDMNRAKKVAHYRVTVYKDFEADGVRYRGSAQVEIHPTLSGPEIRRAVADAVFAAALVRNPWYPLVEPAPLIVEAPPGNFGTGDLADWLPALTEALYRNDCHEAGWINSAEVFLNRIKLRLVNSAGVDRSRVAYGAELEVIVNWREADHEVEIFRDLHFAAFGPDAIAAQVREMLHYGREKALARLTPALRQYTVILTGEPVREFFRYYQAQVGAQNVYEGTSLFKVGQSVQGDAVRGDRISLSLDPTLPFSTASSPFDPDGLPVQPVVIVRDGRLLRYRGDTRYASYLGVPPTGNIANLVIDGGSRPLAELKADPYLEIASFSDFQMDPLTGDFGGEIRLGWYNDGHQTVPVSGGSISGNIRAVQEEMYLSRELQQENNFVGPQSVKLLNVSVTGAQ